The Phycisphaerae bacterium genomic interval GCCGCCAGAAGACCGGCCGGCGCGTCCTCGACCACGACGCAGCGACCGGGGTGAACGTTAATCTTCGCGGCGGCCGTCAGAAAGACCTGCGGGTCCGGCTTGCCGCGCTCCACGTCGCGGCCGGTCACCACGCCGGAAAAGAAACGGCGGATGTTCAAGCCGTCGAGCACCAGGTCGACGTTCTCCGGCGGACCGGATGAACCGACCGCCATGCAAACCCCCCCGCCGGCCAGATCGTCCAGCAGATCGAACAGGCCCTCGCAGGCAGGAATCTCGTCTCGAATGATCTGGCGATAGAGATGCTCCTTGCGATCGTCGAGCTGCCGCACGCGAACCTCGTCGAGCCCGCCTGGCCACAACTCGCGGAGGATCTCGCGGCTGGTGCGGCCGAACAGCCGGGCAAAGTCGGCCTCGGTCAGCTCCAGCCCGTTTTCGCGAGCCAAAAGCCGCCAGCTCCGAAAGTGCGGCCGGTACGAGTCGACGATCACGCCGTCCATGTCGAAGATCACACCGTACTCATCGCTCATGCTTTCCGCTCCCGCCGACCGCGCTCAATCAGCCGTCTCTT includes:
- a CDS encoding HAD family phosphatase, with protein sequence MSDEYGVIFDMDGVIVDSYRPHFRSWRLLARENGLELTEADFARLFGRTSREILRELWPGGLDEVRVRQLDDRKEHLYRQIIRDEIPACEGLFDLLDDLAGGGVCMAVGSSGPPENVDLVLDGLNIRRFFSGVVTGRDVERGKPDPQVFLTAAAKINVHPGRCVVVEDAPAGLLAAHRAGMKAVAVTGSHPAERLVEADIIVDSLGQLDVGVLGHLIESE